Within Runella rosea, the genomic segment CTTTCCAAAACTCTTCTACTTCAATCAGCAAATACCCCCGCTCTTGGGCGATAATTTCCATGCCTTCGATGATGGTTTGGTAATCATTGTAGGTCACAATGTCTTTCACTTTTTGCCGATAATGGGTCTTTTCCAAAATATCACGGCGGCCTTTGTAAGCATCTTCGATGCCCTCCCACAAACCCTTATCTACCAAAGGATGAATCCATTTTATCAAATCGGGACGTCCAAAACCCGCTACGTTGACCGTAGTTTTTAAAAAATAATTCAGCACTTTAGCAGCCCATCCTACGGACAAATTCGGTTTTTCGAGAATCATTTCGAGCACTGTTTGCCGATGCCAATCCTCAAACTCACGTTTGGTGATTGGTTGTGCTCCGTCGAAGATTTGATTGTAGTCAGGCATTTGGATTCATTGTTACTCTTTCACCAACACACTTTTCTCCGTCAGTCCCCCTTTTACTTCTACCAGTTCAAAGTTTTCGGCCCCTTTTTGGATTTTTATCTTTTTCTTTTCTTTGTCTTCTTCAACCCACACGCTGTCTTTCCCCACCAAATAGGCCTTAGGGATGGTCAATGCTTTAGGATTTTTGGAAATAACGATGTTGGCTTCGACCGTCAGGCCGTAATAGGCCGAGGGGCTTTCGCCCACAAAATCGGCATCGACCCTAAACGACTGGTCTACCTTGTTGAGTTTGGGATAAATCTTGGTGACTTTGGCTTTAAACACTTTGTCGCCGTAGGCATCCATTTTAATCAACACTTCCTGCCCTTCTTTGAGTTTGGAAAAATCTGTTTCATCCACCGCCAACTGCAAATACACTTCATTTGGATTTCCCAACAGGGCAATGGCTTCGCCTTTACGAACCAATTCCCCCACTTTTTTATACACTTCATACACCCGCGCAGACTCGATGCTCCGAATCCGATAATTATCTCCTTCGCGGGCATTTACCCGAAAATTGGAACGTGTATTTTGTAAATCTACATACAATTGACTTTTGGTCCGCGCCAATGCTTTTTGGCGGGCCGACACCTCATTTTTGGAGGTACGATAGGCCAGTTCTACACGTTCGAGGTCGGCTTTAGCGGTTGCATTTTGGTCGTATAATGCTTTGTAACGAAAGTAGTTAACCGAATCATTTTCAAGTTTTGTGCGAGCGCTGCGCAAAGCGACTTCCAATTCGGCCAAAATCGGTGAGCTATCAGAATAATTGGCTTCGGCCTGTCGGTAAATATTGGCTGCTGCCTCGGCGCGGGCATCCTGCGAGAGGCTTTCTAGCGTAAATAACAATTGATTCCCTTTCACCACATCTCCTTCTTCGACCGACTGTTGCTGCAAATACCCATCGGCATTGGCTACGACTTTGTACTCATTTTTTGGAAACACATTCCCCGAAGCATACACTGCTTCGGTAAGGTCTTTATAGGTTGGCGAGGCGGTTTCGGTTTTAGAGTTGCACGAGGCAATAAAAAGAGCTGTCGCCAACATTACGGCGGTCGTTTCACAGGTCCTTTCAGGAGGATAAAAAGATAATTTTATCATTTTCTTTTCAAATCTAATCATCAATATGAACTTCTGATTTCCAACAGTTTACCATTAATCATCACATCTGCTAGCGTGCGGAGGTACTTGTTCTGGGCGTTGAGCACTTCATTAAAGACATTGAGGTATTGGTCATAACTCAGAATACCGCCTTTATACTTAATGAGCACCAATTTCATATTCTCCTCATTCAGTTGATACGCTTCCTGATTGATTTTGAGCGAATTAAGCGATTGATTGTAAGTAATGAGCAAATCCTGCGTTTCGGAATTATATTTGCGTTTTTCGTTGTCAAGTTGCAATTGGGCAATTTCAGCGTTGACCCGAGCGCGAGCAATGCCGCTTTCCCGAATCCGTCCGCTGTAAATCGGCGCTTCAAAACGCAACCCCGCTACGCCGATTCCAAACCATTTTTCATTGAAATTCAGGGAATTTAATTGGTTACGTTGCGCCTGTTCAGAATAACGGGCGTAGGCCGAAAGCGTTGGTAATCGGAGTTTCTGCTCTTTTTTAACCTGCTCTCTGGCCAACGAAAACTGCGCCGCCCGGAGCTGAAGACGGGGAACCGCCACCTCATCCCCTGCCCTTCTCCTAATTTTAGGAGAAGGGAGTTCTCGCCAAGCAGCGTTCCCCTTCTCCTTAAACAAGAAGAAGGAGTTGGAGGACGAGGTGATTACGGTTGAATCTCCCACAACCAACCTCAACTGATTTAGATTCTTTTGGTAGGCCATTTCATTTTGGTGAAGTACGTCTTCGATGGCCAAACGCGTCGAGCGCACACGATTGTATTCGAGTTGGTCAATCAGGCCTTTTTCTTTTCGCTCAGCAACGATGTGGGCAATGCTGTCGGTATTTGCAAGATTTTGTTGGGTAATGATAATGTATTGTTGGGTAAATACCGTCGCAAAATACAGCCGTGCGACTTGCGTACTGAGATCGTCTTGCAAGACTAGGGTTTGTAAAATACCGATATTTTGGTTGGCTTTGGCAATCTCTACCTCCTGTTTTAAGCCCGCATTCCAAAGGGGAACATTTCCTTCCAATCCCGCCGTGAGGTTGAACGGAACCCCAAATTGAATACTGCGAAAATCGCCTTCTCTACCCCCGAAAAACTGCGCGGGAATCAACTGCGTGGGCAAGACGAAATTATAATCAAAGGCCGTCGTAAATTTTAATTGCGGCAGACGAGTGCCTTTGGCCGCCGTCACATTCCACTGCTGTAACTGAGCAGTTTGTCGCGAAATCTGGAGGTCTAGATTATTTTTTCGGGCGAGTTCTATCGCTTCATTTACATCCTTAATAACGGTTTGGCTAAAAATCGGATGAGAAAACGAGAGAATGAGAATATAAATTAACGCTGTCTTTTTCATCATGCTGTATGAACTAGGTTCCTAATATTATGGCAATGATTACGATTCAAAACAACATAACCTATGACCAATATCAAAGTCAAGGTTTTTGAAACGGACAAAAAGCGCCATAAAACGGAAGAAAGCCCTTACCTTTGTGCACCACATACCTTCAGGGTTTTTCGTCAATAATCCTCCGATTTTTTTGGCCAAAGGTCAACAGACAACCGAAACAAAATGCACGTCACAGGCTTTACTTTTATTCGCAACGCCGTCAAATTTGACTTCCCGATTGTGGAGGCAATTACCTCTATTTTACCCATTTGTGATGAGTTTGTGGTGGCCGTCGGAAAAAGTGAAGATGAAACCCTTCAACTGATTCAAAAAATAGACCCCGTCAAAATTCGAATCATCGAAACCGTCTGGGATGAGTCATTGCGGGAAGGTGGAACAGTCTACGCCAAAGAAACCGACAAGGCTTTTCAGGCAATTTCCGAAAAATCAGACTGGGCATTTTACATTCAGGGCGACGAAGTTATTCACGAAAAAGACCTTCCAGCCATCAAAACCGCCATGCAACGCTGGAAAGATGACGACAGCGTTGACGGTCTTTTGTTTAAGTACATCCACTTTTATGGTTCATACGATTACGTGGGCGACTCGCCCCAGTGGTACCGCCACGAAATACGCATTGTCAAAAACAACAAAAACATCTATTCATACCGCGACGCGCAAGGGTTTCGAAAAAACGACAACCAAAAGCTGCACGTCAAGTCCATCGAAGCGAGTGTTTACCACTACGGCTGGGTCAAAGACCCACGCGTAATGCAGCAAAAACACCTTCATATTCATAAATATTGGCACCAAGGCGACCCCGAAAAGCACATTAAGGTCTCCGCTGAGGGTTTTGATTATTCACAAATTGATTCTCTGGCCAAATTTACGGGTTCGCATCCTCACATAATGCAAGCGCGGTTGAAGCGACAAAACTGGCAGTTCAGCCACGATATTTCTCATAAAAACCTGAGCCTAAAATACCGACTGAAACTTTGGGTAGCTAAACTGACGGGCTGGTACATTGGTGAATACAAGAATTATAAAGTGGTGTAATACAATGATTTTTAACTTGAAACCCTGTTGCACCCGTTTTTTATTTAAACTTGCCTCATGAAATGGTTTTCACTCTTTTGGGCAAGCTATCTGGTGATTTTGTCGTGCATGCCCTGCACACATCACCACGATTTGCGTATGATTACTGATAGAGAAACGATTTCTCACCACGCATCACACGACGACGAAAACGACCATGACGAGAATGACAATGACCACCATCACGTTTGTTCACCTTTTTGCCAATGTACCTGTAATGGCGGTTTTACGGTTCCTACGCCTCATTTCGAACTTCAAATAATACCGCTGATTTGCTCAGCACAAACGCTTGTTTTCAGCAATCAATCTTCTTATAAACCAAGCCTTTTTGCTTCAATTTGGCAGCCACCCAAATTGTCAGTACAGGGATAACTATGCCCTTTTTTCGCTGAATTCAATTCATTTCATCCGATTTTGAGGAAAAACACCTCCTCATTGAAGTACGAACCAACGCGCTCCTTGGGATTGGAGCCGCTTTTTTCAATGAAACACTATTGGCAAAAATCCATTCTCGCTTTTGGATTAGCAATGCAGTTTAGCCCTCTCCTTATTGGGCAAGTCAGGCTGTCTGTGGAGGAAGCCGTCAATCTCGCTTTGCACAAAAATCCAGCAATCAAAGCCTCTGCATTGGCCGTGCGGCGCAACCAACAATTATTGGGTGCAGCGCGTAACGTCCCCAATCCTGACCTGACGTTTGATAGCCCAACGGGTGTTTTTTATACCATTGGTATCCAGCAATCGTTTCGCTTTCCTACGGTGTACGGTCGTCAATATCAACAACAGCAGCAGCAAATACTGTTGTCTCAAAAAGAACAGGTTATCACCGCCAATGACCTTAAATACCGCACCCACACCATCTATTATGCCATCCAATCGGCCGAAGCCTATCAATGGCAACTGCTTTCGCAAGACAGTGTCTACGCCCAAATTAGCCAAGCGGCACAACGCAACTTTGATGCGGGAATCATTGATAAACTGGCGCTTTTATACGCCCAAACGCAGGCAGCAGAGGTAAAAAATCAGGTACGGGTGGCGGGACTTCAGGTGGCGAGTCAGAAAAAACAATTAGAGATTTTGACAGGAATTTCGCTTTCTACTTCCCTATTCACGCCTTTAGTAAAACTTACATCTCCAGCATTGGATACCTCAAACATTGTCCAAAACCCAGCGGTTCAGGTGGCACAGCAATGGGAAAACGTTACTCAAAAAGCCGTTGAGGTGGAGCGCGCTAACGCTATGCCCAGTTTTATGGTAGGATATTATAACCAAGGCACGCAAGAAGCCTCTCTTGGATTCCGCTGGCGAGCGGGAATCAGCCTTCCGCTGTGGGCAGGGCAATATAAAAGTCGCATCAATGCCGCGCAAACTGAGCAACAGATAGCCCGACAAAACACCGAAGTACAAAAACAAACGGTTAGCTCAGCATTGCAACAAGCACAAGATGACCTGATTTTGTCCACCAATTCCCTGACTTTTTACGAAACCGTGGCATTGGGCCAAGCCGACGCGATTATT encodes:
- a CDS encoding efflux RND transporter periplasmic adaptor subunit — translated: MIKLSFYPPERTCETTAVMLATALFIASCNSKTETASPTYKDLTEAVYASGNVFPKNEYKVVANADGYLQQQSVEEGDVVKGNQLLFTLESLSQDARAEAAANIYRQAEANYSDSSPILAELEVALRSARTKLENDSVNYFRYKALYDQNATAKADLERVELAYRTSKNEVSARQKALARTKSQLYVDLQNTRSNFRVNAREGDNYRIRSIESARVYEVYKKVGELVRKGEAIALLGNPNEVYLQLAVDETDFSKLKEGQEVLIKMDAYGDKVFKAKVTKIYPKLNKVDQSFRVDADFVGESPSAYYGLTVEANIVISKNPKALTIPKAYLVGKDSVWVEEDKEKKKIKIQKGAENFELVEVKGGLTEKSVLVKE
- a CDS encoding TolC family protein — encoded protein: MMKKTALIYILILSFSHPIFSQTVIKDVNEAIELARKNNLDLQISRQTAQLQQWNVTAAKGTRLPQLKFTTAFDYNFVLPTQLIPAQFFGGREGDFRSIQFGVPFNLTAGLEGNVPLWNAGLKQEVEIAKANQNIGILQTLVLQDDLSTQVARLYFATVFTQQYIIITQQNLANTDSIAHIVAERKEKGLIDQLEYNRVRSTRLAIEDVLHQNEMAYQKNLNQLRLVVGDSTVITSSSNSFFLFKEKGNAAWRELPSPKIRRRAGDEVAVPRLQLRAAQFSLAREQVKKEQKLRLPTLSAYARYSEQAQRNQLNSLNFNEKWFGIGVAGLRFEAPIYSGRIRESGIARARVNAEIAQLQLDNEKRKYNSETQDLLITYNQSLNSLKINQEAYQLNEENMKLVLIKYKGGILSYDQYLNVFNEVLNAQNKYLRTLADVMINGKLLEIRSSY
- a CDS encoding glycosyltransferase family 2 protein, which gives rise to MHVTGFTFIRNAVKFDFPIVEAITSILPICDEFVVAVGKSEDETLQLIQKIDPVKIRIIETVWDESLREGGTVYAKETDKAFQAISEKSDWAFYIQGDEVIHEKDLPAIKTAMQRWKDDDSVDGLLFKYIHFYGSYDYVGDSPQWYRHEIRIVKNNKNIYSYRDAQGFRKNDNQKLHVKSIEASVYHYGWVKDPRVMQQKHLHIHKYWHQGDPEKHIKVSAEGFDYSQIDSLAKFTGSHPHIMQARLKRQNWQFSHDISHKNLSLKYRLKLWVAKLTGWYIGEYKNYKVV
- a CDS encoding TolC family protein gives rise to the protein MKYEPTRSLGLEPLFSMKHYWQKSILAFGLAMQFSPLLIGQVRLSVEEAVNLALHKNPAIKASALAVRRNQQLLGAARNVPNPDLTFDSPTGVFYTIGIQQSFRFPTVYGRQYQQQQQQILLSQKEQVITANDLKYRTHTIYYAIQSAEAYQWQLLSQDSVYAQISQAAQRNFDAGIIDKLALLYAQTQAAEVKNQVRVAGLQVASQKKQLEILTGISLSTSLFTPLVKLTSPALDTSNIVQNPAVQVAQQWENVTQKAVEVERANAMPSFMVGYYNQGTQEASLGFRWRAGISLPLWAGQYKSRINAAQTEQQIARQNTEVQKQTVSSALQQAQDDLILSTNSLTFYETVALGQADAIISTARRFFENGQTDYTNFLRTTNDAYAIKLRYLEALQNYNQAVLAIHYLTGNL